A single genomic interval of Aphidius gifuensis isolate YNYX2018 linkage group LG6, ASM1490517v1, whole genome shotgun sequence harbors:
- the LOC122859242 gene encoding 6-phosphogluconate dehydrogenase, decarboxylating gives MSEQVADIALIGLAVMGQNLILNMNDHGFVVCAYNRTTDKVKLFCENEAKGTNVIGAYSLEEMVGKLKLPRRVMLLVKAGAAVDAFIDKLLPLLSIGDIIIDGGNSEYHDTERRTIELEKKGILFVGCGVSGGEEGARYGPSLMPGGNVKAWPYIKPIFQKICAQSDGDPCCDWVGETGAGHFVKMVHNGIEYGDMQLVCEAYQLMRDGLGLGQDEMSKVFEEWNKHELDSYLIEITRDILKYKDDKGYLLERICDTAGQKGTGKWTAIAALEYGIPVTLIAESVFGRCLSALRNSRIEASNIIKRKRSTFKGDKNEFINHIRKALYASKIISYAQGFMLLQEAAKEHNWNLNYGGIALMWRGGCIIRSRFLGNIKQAFDKNPKLTNLLLDDFFSDAIINCDESLKTIVSTAANISIPIPAFYSALGFLDGFTTAKSSANLIQAQRDYFGAHTYEIIGQEGKFVHTNWTGRGGSVSSTTYDA, from the exons atgaGTGAACa aGTTGCTGATATTGCCTTGATTGGCCTGGCAGTTATGggtcaaaatttaattttaaacatgaaTGATCATGGTTTTGTTGTTTGTGCATACAACCGTACAACTGAcaaggtaaaattattttgtgaaaATGAAGCCAAGGGTACAAATGTCATTGGTGCTTATAGTCTTGAAGAAATGGTTGGTAAACTTAAATTACCACGCAGAGTTATGCTACTAGtgaaag ctGGTGCAGCAGTTGATgcatttattgataaactaCTTCCATTATTGTCAATTGGTGACATAATAATTGATGGTGGTAATTCAGAGTATCATGATACTGAAAGAAGAACAAttgaattggaaaaaaaaggtatactTTTTGTTGGTTGTGGAGTAAGTGGTGGTGAAGAAGGTGCAAGATATGGTCCATCATTGATGCCTGGTGGTAATGTAAAAGCTTGGCCATATATTAAGccaatatttcaaaaaatatgtgCTCAAAGTGATGGTGATCCATGTTGTGATTGGGTTGGTGAAACTGGTGCTGGTCATTTTGTTAAAATGGTACATAATGGTATTGAATATGGTGATATGCAACTTGTTTGTGAAGCATATCAGCTAATGCGTGATGGTCTTGGTCTTGGACAAGATGAAATGAGTAAAGTATTTGAAGAATGGAATAAACATGAACTTGATTCATATCTCATTGAAATAACAcgtgatatattaaaatataaagatgaTAAAGGTTATTTACTTGAAAGAATATGTGATACTGCTGGACAAAAAGGTACTGGTAAATGGACAGCAATTGCAGCACTTGAATATGGTATACCAGTAACTCTAATTGCTGAATCTGTATTTGGTAGATGTTTATCTGCATTAAGAAATTCACGTATTGAagcatcaaatattattaaaagaaaacgtTCAACATTTAAAGgagataaaaatgaatttataaatcatattaGAAAAGCATTATatgcatcaaaaataatatcatatgCTCAAGGTTTTATGTTACTTCAAGAAGCTGCTAAAGAACATAAttggaatttaaattatgGTGGTATTGCACTTATGTGGAGAGGTGGTTGTATAATAAGAAGTCGTTTTTTGGGTAATATTAAACAAGCATTTgataaaaatccaaaattaacaaatttattattagatgattttttttctgatgctATTATTAATTGTGATGAAAGTCTTAAAACAATTGTATCAACAGCTGCTAATATATCAATACCAATACCAGCATTTTATTCAGCACTTGGTTTTTTGGATGGTTTTACAACAGCAAAATCATCAGCAAATTTAATTCAAGCACAAAGAGATTATTTTGGTGCACATACATATGAAATTATTGGTCAAGAAGGTAAATTTGTACATACTAATTGGACTGGAAGAGGTGGTTCagtatcatcaacaacatatgatgcataa
- the LOC122859244 gene encoding ADP-ribosylation factor-like protein 5B, with product MGMLFSKLWSLFGNEEHKIVMVGLDNAGKTTILYQFLMNEVVHTSPTIGSNVEEVVWKNIHFIMWDLGGQQSLRAAWSTYYTNTEFIIMVIDSTDRERLSVIRDELYTMLNHEELRKANVLVYANKLDLKGSMSAAEISNQLDLTSIKEHHWHIQSCCALTGEGLYQGLEWIVGHIKKT from the exons atgggtatgttattttcaaaattgtgGAGCCTCTTTGGAAATGAAG agCATAAAATTGTTATGGTTGGATTGGACAATGCAGGTAAAACAACGATActctatcaatttttaatgaatgaaGTTGTTCATACATCACCGACAATTGGCTCAAATGTTGAAGAAGTTGTAtggaaaaatatacattttataatgTGGGATTTAGGTGGACAACAAAGTCTAAGAGCAGCTTGGTCAACATATTATACAAATactgaatttataataatggttATTGATAGTACTGATAGAGAAAGATTAAGTGTTATTAGAGATGAACTTTATACAATGTTAAATCATGAAGAATTACGTAAAGCAAATGTATTAGTTTATGCAAATAAACTAGATTTAAAAGGAAGTATGAGTGCTGCTGAAATATCAAATCAACTTGATTTAACATCAATTAAAGAACACCATTGGCACATACAAAGTTGTTGTGCACTAACTGGCGAagg aCTTTATCAAGGACTTGAATGGATTGTTGGTCATATCAAAAAAACATGA
- the LOC122859243 gene encoding probable citrate synthase 2, mitochondrial → MALFRLTGSRCIELQKLSSPMVLRQLSDASTDLKKVLAEKIPKEQERVKEFRKNHGSTKVGEVTVDMMYGGMRGIKGLVWEPSVLDADEGIRFRGKSIPECQKVLPKASGGAEPLPEGLFWLLITGEVPTDAQVKAISQEWASRSSLPAHVVKALNDFPKTLHPMSQFSAAITILNSESEFVKAYTGGVHKSKYWETVYEDSMNLIAKLPVIAATIYRNVYKNGKGLGSVDSGKDWSWNFSNMLGYENPEFVELMRLYLTIHSDHEGGNVSAHTTHLVGSALSDPYLSLAAGMNGLAGPLHGLANQEVLVWLEKLQAQVGPSPSDEKLKEFIWNTLKSGQVVPGYGHAVLRKTDPRYTCQREFAMKHLPNDPLFKLVSQVYKIVPPVLLELGKVKNPWPNVDAHSGVLLQYYGMKEMNYYTVLFGVSRALGVLSSLVWDRALGLPIERPKSLSTDLLMKATKAA, encoded by the exons ATGGCCTTGTTTCGTTTGACTGGATCACGATGCATCGAGCTTCAG AAATTGAGTTCACCAATGGTACTTCGTCAATTATCTGATGCATCAACTGATCTTAAAAAAGTACTTGctgaaaaaattccaaaagaaCAAGAACGTGTTAaggaatttagaaaaaatcatGGTTCAACAAAAGTTGGAGAAGTCACTGTTGATatg atGTATGGTGGTATGCGTGGTATCAAGGGTCTCGTTTGGGAACCATCAGTACTTGATGCTGATGAAGGTATTAGATTCCGTGGTAAATCAATTCCTGAATGTCAAAAAGTATTGCCAAAAGCATCTGGTGGTGCTGAGCCACTTCCTGAAGGTTTATTTTGGCTATTGATAACTGGTGAAGTACCAACTGACGCACAAGTTAAAGCAATATCACAAGAATGGGCTTCAAGAAGTTCACTTCCTGCTCATGTTGTTAAAGCACTTAATGATTTTCCAAAAACTCTTCATCCAATGTCACAATTTTCAGCAGCAATAACAATTCTTAATAGTGAAAGTGAATTTGTCAAGGCATATACTGGTGGTGTTCATAAATCAAAATACTGGGAAACTGTATATGAAgattcaatgaatttaattgcAAAATTACCAGTTATTGCAGCAACAATTTAtagaaatgtttataaaaatggtAAAGGTCTTGGTTCAGTTGACAGTGGCAAAGATTGGTCAtggaatttttcaaatatgttGGGTTATGAAAATCCAGAATTTGTTGAACTTATGAGACTTTATTTGACAATTCATTCTGATCATGAAGGTGGAAATGTATCAGCTCATACAACTCATTTAGTTGGTTCAGCTTTATCTGatccatatttatcattagCTGCTGGTATGAATGGTCTTGCTGGACCACTTCATGGTCTTGCTAATCAAGAAGTACTTGTTTGgcttgaaaaattacaagcaCAAGTTGGTCCATCACCAAGTGATGAAAAACTCAAAGAATTTATTTGGAATACACTTAAAAGTGGACAAGTTGTGCCTGGTTATGGTCATGCTGTATTGAGAAAAACTGATCCACGTTATACATGCCAGAGAGAATTTGCTATGAAACATTTACCAAATGATCCACTCTTCAag ctTGTTTctcaagtttataaaattgttccACCTGTACTTCTTGAACTTGGAAAAGTTAAAAATCCATGGCCAAATGTTGATGCTCATTCTGGTGTTCTTCTTCAATACTACGGAATGAAAGAAATGAATTATTACACAGTACTTTTTGGTGTATCAAGAGCACTTGGTGTACTTTCATCACTTGTATGGGACAGAGCACTTGGTTTACCAATTGAAAGACCAAAATCTCTTAGCACTGATCTTCTCATGAAAGCTACAAAAGCTgcctaa